One genomic window of Actinoplanes lobatus includes the following:
- a CDS encoding response regulator transcription factor: MTISVLLADDQHLVRAGFRSLLRRGRDITVVGEASTGDEAVRAARTLRPDVILMDIRMPGMDGITATRQILGFHPAKIIILTTFETDEYVFAALAAGASGFLTKEIDPDGLRNAVRVVAAGDALLSPSVTRRVVGEFAHRPVPAAASPGGDRLAVLTEREREVVRLVATGLSNDDIARELVISPLTAKTHVTRAIAKLGVRDRVQLVIVAFQDGLVGN, translated from the coding sequence ATGACCATCTCGGTGCTCCTCGCCGACGACCAGCACCTGGTCCGCGCCGGTTTCCGCAGTCTGCTGCGGCGCGGGCGGGACATCACGGTGGTGGGCGAGGCGTCCACCGGTGACGAGGCGGTGCGCGCCGCCCGTACCCTGCGTCCCGACGTGATCCTGATGGACATCCGGATGCCCGGGATGGACGGCATCACGGCCACGAGGCAGATCCTCGGCTTCCACCCCGCGAAGATCATCATTCTGACCACCTTCGAGACCGACGAGTACGTGTTCGCCGCCCTCGCGGCCGGGGCCAGCGGCTTCCTCACCAAGGAGATCGACCCGGACGGGCTGCGCAACGCGGTCCGGGTGGTGGCCGCCGGGGACGCGCTGCTCTCCCCCAGCGTCACCCGCCGGGTGGTCGGTGAGTTCGCCCACCGCCCGGTCCCGGCGGCCGCGTCCCCCGGCGGCGACCGGCTGGCGGTGCTCACCGAGCGGGAGCGTGAGGTGGTCCGGCTGGTCGCCACCGGCCTCTCCAACGACGACATCGCCCGCGAGCTGGTGATCAGCCCGCTGACCGCGAAGACCCACGTCACCCGGGCGATCGCCAAGCTGGGCGTCCGCGACCGGGTGCAGCTGGTGATCGTGGCGTTCCAGGACGGCCTGGTCGGGAACTGA
- a CDS encoding EAL domain-containing protein: MAVDRTAMDPGALRRWARHCVAVGALFLVVAVLVASRAGGTATAGAIGTWALLAGAVIAAGACVWRSLAFTGRARWSWTLLAAGLLAWGVAQFAWLARRWVPGLPDALAQPGAEDIGLVGLGLLIPVALLTMPRAAQPLVNRIRSVLDGLLIATSLVLISWIFVMDDLQAGAHGPRFYLTLFVPLADIVIATMVAYMLPLRRDRRGFGADLTFVCAGMLAFAVADAGHVYLYLVQDFGAGPVVHLGWLAGYALITMGALRPRVAADTPLNLPPAVWSTAAMLPYLLVLSALGTSVVFQLQAGFSHRFVSLSRSFLILLLVGRQLLTQLENRALTRGLETRVADRTAELYAREQHFHALIRHSSDVITVIDSSGVIRYQSESMQRVFGYPAAVFVGRRYTDLVDAEVAMRLAQAMRQVAARPFASVTLEVVHTHQDGRKRPSEAIITNLVNDPHVAGFVLNTRDISDRMELQEQLVHEAYHDSLTQLANRALFRERTAATLESGATATVLHLDMDGFKRVNDSLGHLAGDQLLVRIADRLRGCLREDDLVARFGADEFGVLLTGDDGAEDVARRILGDLDAPVMLGARQIYVRASVGLAGTDLLEESADTHGDRAEQLMRNADLAMHHAKAVGGGVFATYRPRMRDGLVERLELEADLRAALENGELRLHYQPTVDLETSRVVGFEALVRWPHPTRGMINPLDFIPIAEATGLIVPLGRWVLHEACRQAVEWSAGADGRPLKMSVNVSVRQFDRADLAETVAAVLAETGMPADRLCLEMTESVLMTDTEANLEQLVRLKALGLTLAIDDFGTGYSSLAYLRRFPVDTLKIDRSFVERLGVIADDTALTDTIVRLGRSLGMATVAEGIEEFGQLAALREMGCGFAQGYYFSRPVPADEAGRLFLEGAHTPA; this comes from the coding sequence ATGGCGGTAGACCGTACGGCCATGGATCCTGGCGCGCTGCGTCGCTGGGCCCGCCACTGTGTCGCGGTCGGAGCCCTGTTCCTGGTCGTCGCCGTCCTGGTGGCGAGCAGGGCCGGCGGCACGGCCACGGCCGGCGCCATCGGCACCTGGGCCCTGCTGGCCGGGGCCGTGATCGCGGCCGGCGCCTGCGTGTGGCGGTCCCTCGCCTTCACCGGCCGGGCTCGCTGGAGCTGGACACTGCTCGCCGCCGGGCTGCTGGCCTGGGGTGTCGCCCAGTTCGCATGGCTCGCCCGCAGGTGGGTGCCGGGCTTGCCGGACGCCCTGGCGCAACCGGGCGCGGAGGACATCGGCCTGGTCGGGCTGGGCCTGTTGATCCCGGTTGCGCTGCTGACCATGCCGCGCGCCGCCCAGCCCCTGGTGAATCGGATCCGCAGCGTCCTCGACGGCCTGCTGATCGCGACGTCGCTCGTACTGATCTCCTGGATCTTCGTCATGGACGACCTCCAGGCCGGCGCGCACGGGCCACGTTTCTACCTGACGCTGTTCGTCCCGCTGGCCGACATCGTGATCGCCACCATGGTCGCCTACATGCTGCCGTTGCGGCGAGACCGGCGCGGCTTCGGCGCCGACCTGACGTTCGTCTGCGCCGGGATGCTCGCCTTCGCGGTCGCCGACGCCGGGCACGTCTATCTGTACCTGGTCCAGGACTTCGGCGCCGGGCCGGTCGTGCACCTGGGCTGGCTGGCCGGCTACGCGCTGATCACGATGGGCGCGCTGCGGCCCCGGGTAGCCGCCGACACCCCGCTGAACCTGCCGCCGGCCGTGTGGAGCACCGCGGCCATGCTGCCGTACCTCCTGGTGCTGTCCGCCCTGGGCACCAGCGTCGTCTTCCAGCTGCAAGCCGGCTTCAGCCACCGGTTCGTGTCCCTCAGCAGGTCCTTCCTGATCCTGCTGCTCGTCGGCCGGCAGTTGCTCACCCAGCTGGAGAACCGGGCGCTGACCCGCGGCCTGGAGACCCGGGTCGCCGACCGCACCGCCGAGCTGTACGCCCGTGAGCAGCACTTCCACGCCCTCATCCGGCACAGCTCGGATGTGATCACGGTGATCGACAGCTCCGGGGTGATCCGCTACCAGTCCGAGTCGATGCAGCGCGTGTTCGGCTACCCGGCGGCGGTGTTCGTCGGCCGCCGCTACACCGACCTGGTCGACGCCGAGGTGGCGATGCGGCTGGCCCAGGCGATGCGGCAGGTCGCCGCCCGCCCGTTCGCCAGCGTCACCCTCGAGGTCGTGCACACCCACCAGGACGGGCGCAAGCGGCCCTCCGAGGCGATCATCACGAACCTGGTGAACGACCCGCACGTGGCTGGCTTCGTGCTGAACACCCGGGACATCAGCGACCGGATGGAGCTCCAGGAGCAGCTCGTCCACGAGGCGTACCACGACTCGCTCACCCAGCTCGCCAACCGTGCCCTGTTCCGTGAGCGGACCGCCGCCACGCTGGAGAGCGGCGCCACCGCCACCGTGCTGCACCTCGACATGGACGGTTTCAAGCGGGTCAACGACAGTCTCGGGCACCTGGCCGGCGACCAGTTGCTGGTCCGTATCGCCGACCGGCTGCGCGGCTGCCTCCGCGAGGACGATCTGGTGGCCCGGTTCGGCGCCGACGAGTTCGGGGTGCTGCTGACCGGCGACGACGGCGCCGAGGACGTGGCCCGGCGGATCCTCGGCGACCTGGACGCGCCGGTCATGCTCGGTGCACGGCAGATCTACGTACGGGCCAGCGTCGGCCTGGCCGGCACCGACCTGCTGGAGGAGTCCGCCGACACGCACGGTGACCGGGCCGAGCAGTTGATGCGCAACGCCGACCTGGCCATGCACCACGCCAAGGCGGTCGGCGGCGGCGTCTTCGCGACCTACCGCCCGCGGATGCGCGACGGCCTGGTCGAGCGCCTGGAACTCGAGGCCGACCTGCGCGCCGCCCTGGAGAACGGTGAGCTGCGCCTGCACTACCAGCCCACCGTCGACCTGGAGACCAGCCGGGTGGTCGGCTTCGAGGCGCTGGTCCGCTGGCCGCACCCGACCCGCGGCATGATCAACCCGCTGGACTTCATCCCGATCGCCGAGGCCACCGGCCTGATCGTGCCGCTGGGCCGCTGGGTACTGCACGAGGCGTGCCGTCAGGCCGTCGAATGGTCGGCCGGCGCCGACGGCCGCCCGCTCAAGATGTCGGTCAACGTCTCGGTACGCCAGTTCGACCGGGCCGACCTGGCCGAGACCGTCGCCGCCGTGCTCGCCGAGACCGGAATGCCCGCCGACCGTCTCTGCCTGGAGATGACCGAGAGCGTCCTGATGACCGACACCGAGGCGAACCTGGAGCAACTGGTCCGCCTCAAGGCGCTCGGCCTCACCCTGGCCATCGACGACTTCGGCACCGGCTACTCGTCCCTGGCCTACCTGCGCCGCTTCCCGGTCGACACCCTCAAGATCGACCGCTCGTTCGTCGAACGCCTGGGCGTCATCGCCGACGACACCGCCCTCACCGACACGATCGTCCGCCTGGGCCGCAGCCTGGGCATGGCCACCGTCGCCGAGGGCATCGAGGAGTTCGGCCAGCTCGCGGCCCTCCGGGAGATGGGTTGCGGTTTCGCCCAGGGCTACTACTTCTCCCGCCCGGTCCCGGCCGACGAGGCCGGCCGCCTCTTCCTGGAAGGAGCACACACACCCGCCTGA
- a CDS encoding TIGR03619 family F420-dependent LLM class oxidoreductase, translated as MLISFGCPVSGAWAQPETLTTIARRAEELGYHGLWAFQRLLVGRDQDLAPIYHSVLDPMVALTWAAAATSRIRLGVSVINLPYVSPTYLAKQAGSLDLLSGGRFDLGLGTGWSEPEFVATGSDPKPRGPRTEEYLDVLKALFSGDEAEYSGRFYQVPPSRMAPAPAQAGGPPVLLGGTADVALRRAGRIAAGWVSSSRTSLPEIERGVRIVREAAEAAGRDPDTVRIVVRGVVQAGRRDEAIPLSGTWGQIRAGAERYAEAGATELFYEPNWDPRIGGPEADPRAAADLGAEILAALAPSG; from the coding sequence ATGCTCATCAGTTTCGGATGTCCGGTTTCTGGCGCCTGGGCGCAACCGGAGACGCTGACCACGATCGCCCGCCGGGCCGAGGAGCTCGGATATCACGGGCTCTGGGCGTTTCAGCGACTGCTCGTCGGGCGGGACCAGGATCTCGCGCCGATCTACCACAGTGTGCTCGATCCCATGGTCGCGCTGACCTGGGCCGCCGCCGCCACGTCCCGGATCCGGCTCGGGGTTTCGGTGATCAACCTGCCGTACGTGTCGCCCACCTATCTGGCCAAGCAGGCCGGCTCCCTGGACCTGCTGTCCGGGGGACGGTTCGACCTGGGACTGGGGACCGGCTGGTCGGAGCCGGAGTTCGTGGCCACCGGGTCCGATCCGAAGCCGCGCGGGCCACGCACCGAGGAGTATCTGGATGTCCTGAAGGCGCTGTTCAGTGGGGATGAGGCCGAGTACTCGGGCCGCTTCTACCAGGTACCGCCGAGCCGGATGGCGCCGGCGCCGGCACAGGCGGGCGGCCCACCGGTGCTGCTCGGTGGGACCGCCGATGTGGCGCTGCGGCGGGCCGGGCGGATCGCGGCCGGCTGGGTGAGCAGCAGCCGGACCAGCCTGCCGGAGATCGAGCGGGGCGTGCGGATCGTCCGCGAAGCGGCGGAGGCCGCAGGACGGGACCCGGACACGGTGCGTATCGTCGTACGTGGCGTCGTCCAGGCCGGGCGGCGCGACGAGGCGATTCCGCTGTCCGGGACCTGGGGCCAGATCAGGGCGGGAGCGGAGAGGTACGCTGAGGCCGGCGCCACGGAGCTGTTCTACGAGCCCAACTGGGACCCGCGGATCGGCGGACCGGAGGCCGACCCGCGCGCGGCCGCGGATCTCGGGGCCGAGATCCTCGCCGCGCTCGCGCCCAGCGGCTGA
- a CDS encoding ABC transporter permease, protein MEPLIDDPALTGTPLSSEPATPSKTSPNTAKGKSPTRIALSRLRRDKVAMVSLGVFLLFVFIAIFAPLLAKIEGQDPTSLNIDLVDRNGYPTIGITSDHWFGIEPRLGRDLFARWVYGARPSLIVAGLVTVITTIIGVAVGLIAGFAGGWVDRVLSWIIDFVLSLPYLLFAIAVPAVLLSIFVGTAENADAQQVAQVRFFSLILVLSIFGWASLARLIRGEVLSLREREFIQAARVLGVPTHKVLFKELLPNLVGPIIVSSSIALPTYIVTEAGLTFLGVGLVEPTPSWGLTISTAVTFYRAHPIFLWVPVIGITILVLALSLLGDAIRDAFDPRTRR, encoded by the coding sequence GTGGAACCGTTGATCGATGACCCCGCGCTGACGGGAACGCCGCTCTCATCCGAGCCGGCGACTCCGTCGAAGACTTCCCCGAACACCGCGAAGGGCAAGTCACCGACTCGCATCGCCTTGTCCCGGCTGCGCCGCGACAAGGTCGCGATGGTCAGCCTGGGTGTGTTCCTGCTCTTCGTGTTCATCGCGATCTTCGCGCCACTGTTGGCCAAGATCGAGGGTCAGGACCCGACCTCGCTGAACATCGACCTGGTCGACCGGAACGGATACCCGACCATCGGGATCACCAGCGACCACTGGTTCGGCATCGAGCCGCGCCTCGGTCGCGACCTCTTCGCCCGCTGGGTCTACGGGGCCCGCCCGTCACTCATCGTGGCCGGTCTGGTCACCGTCATCACGACGATCATCGGTGTGGCCGTCGGCCTGATCGCGGGATTCGCCGGCGGCTGGGTCGACCGGGTCCTCTCCTGGATCATCGACTTCGTCCTGAGCCTGCCCTACCTGCTCTTCGCCATCGCCGTCCCGGCGGTGCTGCTCTCCATCTTCGTCGGCACCGCGGAGAACGCGGACGCGCAACAGGTCGCCCAGGTCCGATTCTTCAGCCTGATCCTGGTGCTGTCGATCTTCGGGTGGGCGAGCCTCGCGCGGCTGATCCGCGGCGAGGTGCTCTCCCTACGGGAGCGGGAGTTCATCCAGGCCGCCCGGGTTCTCGGCGTGCCCACCCACAAGGTGCTCTTCAAGGAGCTGCTGCCGAACCTGGTCGGGCCGATCATCGTCTCGTCCTCGATCGCACTTCCGACGTACATCGTCACCGAAGCCGGTCTCACGTTCCTCGGTGTCGGACTGGTCGAGCCCACCCCCTCCTGGGGGTTGACCATCTCCACCGCGGTGACGTTCTATCGGGCCCACCCGATCTTCCTGTGGGTTCCAGTGATCGGCATCACCATCCTGGTCCTGGCGCTCAGCCTGCTCGGCGACGCCATCCGGGATGCTTTCGACCCCCGTACCCGACGGTGA
- a CDS encoding ABC transporter substrate-binding protein, with protein MARRLRMAAAAATALTLGLTGCGSPSSNNDENKSDDTGKISTQTAAIDPDAKGPAPEVPGARKGGEITIYSQSTPNTIDPTDIYYVDSNEIGKLLFRTSTQFAIRDGKPVLVPDLTDVGTVSADKLSWTFKFKTGEKYEDGSEIKIEDLAYAIKRSFAHDVFANGPAYQLSYFKDGDKYKGPYTSGTDYAGVEVSGADTLKINLAKPFPDLPFYMSFPMFSPIPQAKDTKADYKNKPIASGPYKIASYTPGSELKLVKNDNWNAATDPVKHQYLDGWTFKWGGDDVKTQQQVLNSNGPDASALNYTDVDASLIPQLTGEKKGQFVQGESPCTYTWQIDTTQVPLEVRKAIAKAWPYDQTWKAAGINDYIGQPATTFMPPSVPGYQKYTPVEDLDGEGTGDPAAAKKLLEAAGKVGFELSWFYDNTKPIPQQVSAVREAALKEAGFAVKAIGVPTAELRSKINDYDAPVNIAQGPRGWCSDWPSGGSWLPVLFKTESIAAGTSMGELKDPALDAKIDEVANLPVDESTAKWAALDEEVMKMYAAIPFYYTKFGVVIGTNVGGVEADPTMGMPLFTNVFLKS; from the coding sequence ATGGCGAGGCGTTTGAGAATGGCCGCGGCCGCGGCCACCGCCCTGACTCTGGGCCTGACGGGCTGTGGCAGCCCGTCGTCCAACAACGACGAGAACAAGTCGGACGACACCGGCAAGATCTCGACCCAGACCGCGGCGATCGACCCCGACGCCAAGGGCCCCGCGCCCGAGGTCCCCGGCGCCCGCAAGGGTGGCGAGATCACGATCTACTCGCAGTCCACGCCGAACACGATCGACCCGACCGACATCTACTACGTCGACTCGAACGAGATCGGCAAGCTGCTCTTCCGTACCTCCACCCAGTTCGCCATCCGCGACGGGAAGCCGGTCCTCGTGCCGGACCTGACCGACGTCGGCACCGTCTCCGCTGACAAGCTGTCCTGGACCTTCAAGTTCAAGACCGGCGAGAAGTACGAGGACGGCTCCGAGATCAAGATCGAGGACCTGGCGTACGCGATCAAGCGCTCGTTCGCCCACGACGTCTTCGCCAACGGTCCCGCGTACCAGCTGTCCTACTTCAAGGACGGCGACAAGTACAAGGGCCCGTACACCAGCGGCACCGACTACGCCGGTGTCGAGGTCTCGGGTGCCGACACCCTGAAGATCAACCTGGCGAAGCCGTTCCCGGACCTGCCGTTCTACATGTCGTTCCCGATGTTCTCGCCGATCCCCCAGGCGAAGGACACCAAGGCCGACTACAAGAACAAGCCGATCGCCAGCGGCCCGTACAAGATCGCTTCCTACACCCCGGGCAGCGAGCTCAAGCTGGTCAAGAACGACAACTGGAACGCCGCGACCGACCCGGTCAAGCACCAGTACCTCGACGGCTGGACCTTCAAGTGGGGTGGCGACGACGTCAAGACCCAGCAGCAGGTCCTGAACAGCAACGGCCCGGACGCCAGCGCCCTGAACTACACCGACGTCGACGCTTCGCTCATCCCGCAGCTGACCGGTGAGAAGAAGGGGCAGTTCGTCCAGGGTGAGTCGCCCTGCACCTACACCTGGCAGATCGACACCACCCAGGTGCCGCTCGAGGTCCGTAAGGCGATCGCCAAGGCCTGGCCGTACGACCAGACCTGGAAGGCCGCCGGCATCAACGACTACATCGGTCAGCCGGCCACCACCTTCATGCCGCCGAGCGTCCCCGGTTACCAGAAGTACACCCCGGTCGAGGACCTGGACGGCGAGGGCACCGGTGACCCGGCCGCCGCGAAGAAGCTGCTGGAGGCCGCCGGCAAGGTCGGCTTCGAGCTCAGCTGGTTCTACGACAACACCAAGCCGATCCCGCAGCAGGTCTCCGCGGTCCGCGAGGCTGCGCTGAAGGAGGCCGGCTTCGCGGTCAAGGCGATCGGTGTCCCGACCGCCGAGCTCCGGAGCAAGATCAACGACTACGACGCCCCGGTCAACATCGCCCAGGGCCCGCGTGGTTGGTGCTCCGACTGGCCGTCCGGTGGTAGCTGGCTCCCGGTCCTCTTCAAGACCGAGAGCATCGCCGCCGGCACCAGCATGGGCGAGCTGAAGGACCCGGCGCTCGACGCCAAGATCGACGAGGTCGCGAACCTTCCGGTCGACGAGTCCACCGCCAAGTGGGCCGCCCTCGACGAGGAGGTCATGAAGATGTACGCCGCGATCCCGTTCTACTACACGAAGTTCGGTGTCGTGATCGGCACCAACGTCGGTGGCGTCGAGGCCGACCCCACCATGGGTATGCCGCTCTTCACCAACGTCTTCCTGAAGAGCTGA
- a CDS encoding ABC transporter permease gives MLFYILRRLASAISVVIVTLIASFALFFLAPTDPAGVICGNRCTPERIEAINDSLGLDEPAITQIGLYMKGIVVGRTYTTAGGVVTECPAPCLGYSYTLGQPVTKMLADALPVTLSIVLGGAIVYFGVGVFTGTLAAKNRGSTMDKVTVGTSLLVNSVPYFVVALLVALYATVFPPAQYTPLLTNPWAWASGLLAAWMTLGLTNAASYTRYSRASMIETLGQDYIRTARSKGISERRVVYRHGVRAGLTPVVTILGLDVAFQLTNAIFTESIFGLPGLGLLSIRAFYQYDLPVLMGTVLLGSVVLVLMNLVVDIVYTFLDPRVRLG, from the coding sequence GTGCTGTTCTACATCCTGCGTCGGCTGGCGAGCGCGATCTCGGTCGTGATCGTCACCCTGATCGCCAGTTTCGCGCTCTTCTTCCTGGCGCCGACCGACCCGGCGGGCGTGATCTGCGGTAACCGCTGTACTCCGGAACGCATCGAGGCGATCAACGACAGCCTCGGCCTGGACGAGCCGGCGATCACCCAGATCGGGCTCTACATGAAGGGCATCGTCGTCGGCCGCACCTACACCACCGCCGGTGGTGTGGTGACCGAGTGCCCGGCGCCCTGCCTCGGCTACTCCTACACGCTCGGCCAGCCGGTCACCAAGATGCTGGCGGACGCGCTGCCGGTGACCCTGTCGATCGTGCTCGGTGGCGCGATCGTGTACTTCGGTGTCGGCGTGTTCACCGGGACCCTCGCCGCGAAGAACCGCGGCTCGACGATGGACAAGGTCACCGTCGGTACCAGCCTGCTCGTCAACTCGGTGCCGTACTTCGTGGTCGCCCTGCTCGTCGCCCTGTACGCGACCGTGTTCCCGCCGGCGCAGTACACCCCGCTCCTGACCAATCCCTGGGCGTGGGCGAGCGGCCTGCTCGCCGCCTGGATGACCCTGGGCCTGACGAACGCCGCCTCCTACACCCGCTACTCGCGAGCCTCGATGATCGAGACGCTGGGCCAGGACTACATCCGCACCGCGCGGTCCAAGGGCATCAGCGAGCGGCGGGTCGTCTACCGGCACGGCGTCCGGGCCGGTCTGACCCCGGTGGTCACCATCCTGGGCCTGGACGTGGCGTTCCAGCTCACCAACGCGATCTTCACCGAGAGCATCTTCGGCCTCCCCGGTCTGGGCCTGCTCAGCATCCGGGCCTTCTACCAGTACGACCTTCCGGTGCTGATGGGAACCGTGCTCCTCGGCTCGGTGGTGCTGGTGCTGATGAACCTCGTCGTCGACATCGTCTACACCTTCCTCGACCCGCGGGTCCGGCTCGGATGA
- a CDS encoding ABC transporter ATP-binding protein has translation MSDQTVRAPHTVTRTPRARSADEQAYLEVSDLHVHFPTQDGVVKAVQGLSYSLPLGRTLAIVGESGSGKSVSSMAVMGLHDRKSTKITGSIKVGGKEIVGMSERAMMSFRGADAAMIFQDPQSSLHPYFTIGDQIMESYRSHNRTSKKAAKERAIEMLDRVGIPNPKRRVDQFPHEFSGGMRQRAMIAMALVNDPKLLIADEPTTALDVTVQAQILDLIADLQRDFGSAVVFITHDLGVVAEIADDILVMYAGNAVEHGPVEKILGSPLHPYTWGLLESIPAVSGTPGPLHPIPGSPPSLLAMPSGCSFNPRCEFRERVKDDLCRTLRPDLIARTADTGRASRCHLHDPDRVFEAEVLPRLP, from the coding sequence ATGAGCGACCAGACGGTCCGGGCCCCGCACACGGTGACCCGGACACCCCGGGCCCGATCGGCGGACGAGCAGGCCTACCTCGAGGTCTCCGACCTCCACGTGCACTTCCCCACCCAGGACGGCGTCGTGAAGGCCGTGCAGGGCCTGAGCTACTCCCTGCCGCTGGGCCGCACACTGGCGATCGTCGGCGAATCCGGCTCGGGCAAGAGTGTCTCGAGCATGGCGGTGATGGGCCTGCACGACCGCAAGTCGACCAAGATCACCGGGTCGATCAAGGTCGGCGGCAAGGAGATCGTCGGCATGTCGGAACGGGCGATGATGTCGTTCCGTGGTGCCGACGCCGCGATGATCTTCCAGGACCCGCAGTCCTCGCTGCACCCGTACTTCACCATCGGCGACCAGATCATGGAGTCGTACCGGTCGCACAACCGGACCTCCAAGAAGGCCGCCAAGGAGCGGGCCATCGAGATGCTCGACCGGGTCGGCATCCCGAACCCGAAGCGCCGCGTGGACCAGTTCCCGCACGAGTTCTCCGGCGGTATGCGGCAGCGCGCGATGATCGCCATGGCGCTGGTCAACGACCCGAAGCTGCTGATCGCCGACGAGCCGACCACGGCCCTCGACGTGACCGTGCAGGCACAGATCCTGGACCTGATCGCCGACCTCCAGCGGGACTTCGGCTCGGCGGTCGTCTTCATCACCCACGACCTCGGGGTGGTGGCCGAGATCGCCGACGACATCCTGGTGATGTACGCCGGCAACGCGGTCGAGCACGGCCCGGTCGAGAAGATCCTCGGTTCGCCGCTGCACCCGTACACCTGGGGTCTTCTGGAAAGCATCCCGGCGGTCTCCGGCACGCCCGGCCCGCTGCACCCGATCCCCGGCTCGCCGCCGAGCCTGCTCGCCATGCCGAGCGGCTGCTCCTTCAACCCGCGGTGCGAGTTCCGCGAGCGGGTGAAGGACGACCTGTGCCGGACGCTGCGGCCGGACCTGATCGCGCGCACCGCCGACACCGGCCGTGCCTCCCGTTGCCACCTCCACGACCCCGACCGGGTGTTCGAGGCCGAAGTCCTGCCCCGGCTGCCGTAA
- a CDS encoding ABC transporter ATP-binding protein — protein sequence MTAATAAKSGVRKVEGAPLLELDDVKMHFRIKGEGILALGNKWVQAVDGVSLTLQPGETLGLVGESGCGKSTTARLITRLLEPTGGQIKFQGVDIAHMNERQLRPYRREIQLIFQDPYSSLNPRHTVGTIVGTALRTHDMVPKSGELKRVQELLEMVGLNPEHYNRYPHEFSGGQRQRIGIARALAARPKVIVADEPVSALDVSIQAQVMNLLENLRKELGIAFVFIAHDLGVVRHFCDRVAVMYLGRVVEEGPRDELYEKPNHPYTQALLSAVPDIGVVRGVPPKNRIRLVGDVPSPVDPPSGCRFRTRCWKAEDICATQDPALLEHTEKLHTACHFAAPPTESIVAETA from the coding sequence ATGACCGCTGCCACCGCTGCCAAATCGGGCGTTCGCAAGGTCGAGGGCGCACCGCTGCTCGAACTCGACGACGTCAAGATGCACTTCCGGATCAAGGGTGAGGGCATCCTCGCCCTGGGCAACAAATGGGTCCAGGCCGTCGACGGGGTCAGCCTGACCCTCCAGCCCGGCGAGACGCTGGGCCTGGTCGGCGAGTCCGGCTGTGGCAAATCCACCACGGCCCGCCTGATCACCCGGCTGCTCGAGCCCACCGGCGGGCAGATCAAGTTCCAGGGCGTGGACATCGCCCACATGAACGAGCGCCAACTGCGGCCGTACCGCCGCGAGATCCAGCTGATCTTCCAGGACCCGTACTCGTCGCTGAACCCGCGGCACACCGTCGGCACCATCGTCGGCACCGCGCTGCGCACCCACGACATGGTGCCGAAGAGCGGCGAGCTCAAGCGGGTCCAGGAGCTCCTGGAGATGGTCGGCCTGAACCCGGAGCACTACAACCGCTACCCGCACGAGTTCTCCGGCGGCCAGCGGCAGCGCATCGGCATCGCCCGCGCGCTGGCGGCCCGGCCCAAGGTGATCGTGGCCGACGAGCCGGTCTCCGCCCTGGACGTGTCGATCCAGGCGCAGGTCATGAACCTGCTGGAGAACCTGCGCAAAGAGCTGGGCATCGCCTTCGTCTTCATCGCGCACGACCTCGGCGTGGTGCGGCACTTCTGCGACCGGGTCGCGGTCATGTACCTGGGCCGGGTGGTCGAGGAGGGTCCGCGCGACGAGCTGTACGAGAAGCCGAACCACCCGTACACCCAGGCTCTGCTCTCCGCCGTGCCGGACATCGGGGTGGTCCGTGGTGTCCCGCCGAAGAACCGGATCCGCCTGGTGGGCGACGTTCCCAGCCCGGTCGACCCGCCGTCCGGCTGCCGCTTCCGCACCCGCTGCTGGAAGGCCGAGGACATCTGCGCCACGCAGGACCCGGCCCTGCTGGAACACACGGAGAAGCTGCACACCGCGTGCCACTTCGCCGCGCCTCCGACCGAGTCGATCGTGGCCGAAACGGCCTGA
- a CDS encoding carbohydrate-binding protein translates to MENLSPTVYRTRSWQNRRRALLALGGAGLVLVGYLLGRWQDTPADPVFTGQTVATPGATTPPATPSATPASAEPVPVKYPVLQAEAATELAGVETQPTEDEGGGDNVGWINRDDYLRFDNFDFGAVPATAARIRVASGAGTTGRVQIRLDSRTNDPVGELSVSNTGDWQKWRTDTAVLKPVTGTHTVFVTFTSDEGAEFVNLNWLQFDH, encoded by the coding sequence GTGGAAAATCTATCCCCGACCGTCTATCGCACCAGGTCGTGGCAGAACCGCCGCCGGGCGCTCCTCGCGCTCGGCGGCGCCGGTCTGGTCCTGGTGGGCTACCTGCTCGGGCGCTGGCAGGACACGCCGGCCGACCCGGTGTTCACCGGGCAGACCGTCGCCACCCCGGGCGCCACCACACCGCCGGCGACGCCATCGGCCACGCCCGCCTCCGCCGAGCCGGTCCCGGTGAAGTACCCGGTGCTCCAGGCCGAGGCGGCGACCGAACTGGCCGGCGTCGAGACCCAGCCCACCGAGGACGAGGGCGGCGGGGACAACGTCGGCTGGATCAACCGGGACGACTACCTGCGGTTCGACAACTTCGACTTCGGGGCGGTGCCGGCGACGGCGGCCCGGATCCGGGTGGCGTCCGGCGCGGGGACCACCGGGCGGGTGCAGATCCGGCTGGACAGCCGGACCAACGACCCGGTCGGCGAGCTGTCGGTCAGCAACACCGGTGACTGGCAGAAATGGCGTACCGACACCGCGGTGCTCAAGCCGGTGACCGGGACGCACACCGTCTTCGTGACGTTCACCTCGGACGAGGGCGCCGAGTTCGTGAATCTGAACTGGCTCCAGTTCGACCACTGA